The Chloroflexota bacterium sequence TGATCTTGTATCGTCGCGACGAGGGCATTGCCTTGCCGCGCGACATGCACTTGGATCGGGGCGCTGTTGCCGTGCTTACGCGCATTGCCGACCGCTTCTTCGATGACGGCGAAAATTGTTGCCGCGGTATTCATGTCCAGCTCGCTGGAAAAATCGCCCGGCTCGATCGTGATGGACACGTTTTCCGTTTCGCGCAGGCGTTCGCCGTACTGTGCGAGCGCCGCGGACAATCCCTTCGATTCGAGCGCGAGCGGGCGCAACGTGAACAACGCGGTGCGAATTTCTTTGACGGTCTGTTGCGCCGTCGCGCGCGCTTTATCCAATTCGCGCTTGGCTTCGGGCAAATCGGTTTCGAGCAAGCGTGTGATGAATTCCAACTGCATCACCAAGCCGGAAATTTTTTGCGTGGGTCCGTCATGCAAATCGCGCGCGAGTTTGGCGCGGACATCGGTATCGCTGCGGATGATGCGGTCTTGTTCCTTGCGCGTGATTTGGTACAACCGCGCGTTTTGAAACGCGATGCCGGCTTGGCTGGTGAACGCGCGCATCAAATCCAAATGTTGTTGGCTCGGTCGGCGCGGTGCGGGACTGGCGAGCACGACGACGCCGTATTGCTCCAAGCCGGATTGCAGCGGATAGCATACCGCGCAGCGTCGTTTGGAAAGCGTGGTGAATGCCACCAATTCTGGATCGCGGTGGACCTGTTCCGTCATGGTGGCGTGTCCAGTGTGGAGCGCCTCGGCGACGATGCCGGATTTGCCGTCAATCACGCGGTTTTCGTCGGTCGTCTCGAGATTGCGTGAGGCGACCACGCGCAAGCGTTTTTCCGGATCGTGATCGTCAAAGAACATTGCAAAGCCAACCGAAGGCGCGTCATCGCTCCGCGCTTCGGGCAAGCCGCGCACGCCGGCTTCGAGCATAGATTCGAGGACCGGGCGGTAGCTAGTCGTCAACGAGAACAGATCGCTCGTTTGATAGAGCAGTTTTGCCCCCGCGACGACGCCGCGCAATTCGTCCAATTCCATTGCCGCTTCTTTGGCGGCAACTTCTTTTTCTTGTTTGGATAAAAATCCGACGATGACCACGCCGCCGAACAAGCCCGCCACCGGCAGCGCGCGCGCGACGAGCGCGCTGGACATCGAGTTACCGGAGGCGGTGATGGCGTTGCTGATGAGCATCAGCGTCAACACGCCGGCAGTAATGAGACCGGCTCGGGGACCAAAGCGCACCGCGGCAACGAGCGCCGGAAAGATTGCGAAGAATTCGAGCATACTCGAAGGCGGACTGATAAAAGAGGGTAGCGCGCCAAAGAGGATCACGTCCAGAATCAACGAAGGAATGGGTAGCCACTTGGCGGCGCGCGGCGCAAAACGCAAAATGATGCCATACGCCATATTCGCAATGGCGAAGACGATGAGCCACGAAACCATCTGTGACGCAAACGCCTTGTCGCGGGTTTCGATCCAGACAATCAGTAAAACGACCAACCCC is a genomic window containing:
- a CDS encoding GAF domain-containing protein, whose protein sequence is MVDSTSSMIATPSTRTDGSLFRLRWVLGLVVLLIVWIETRDKAFASQMVSWLIVFAIANMAYGIILRFAPRAAKWLPIPSLILDVILFGALPSFISPPSSMLEFFAIFPALVAAVRFGPRAGLITAGVLTLMLISNAITASGNSMSSALVARALPVAGLFGGVVIVGFLSKQEKEVAAKEAAMELDELRGVVAGAKLLYQTSDLFSLTTSYRPVLESMLEAGVRGLPEARSDDAPSVGFAMFFDDHDPEKRLRVVASRNLETTDENRVIDGKSGIVAEALHTGHATMTEQVHRDPELVAFTTLSKRRCAVCYPLQSGLEQYGVVVLASPAPRRPSQQHLDLMRAFTSQAGIAFQNARLYQITRKEQDRIIRSDTDVRAKLARDLHDGPTQKISGLVMQLEFITRLLETDLPEAKRELDKARATAQQTVKEIRTALFTLRPLALESKGLSAALAQYGERLRETENVSITIEPGDFSSELDMNTAATIFAVIEEAVGNARKHGNSAPIQVHVARQGNALVATIQDQGPGFDVHRVTSTYDRRSSLGLQNMRERALLINGELRIDSAPNQGTRVTLVVPLISAHPLERPQ